In the genome of Agelaius phoeniceus isolate bAgePho1 chromosome 14, bAgePho1.hap1, whole genome shotgun sequence, the window TGTGCCACAAAACATGTATAACACACTATTGCCATTTGGAGCATGGAGACTGTCTTCCATTATTGCTGTCTCAGAGACCAAATCCCTGTAATTCAGCTAGCAGAATCTGCTTTTCACATAATTTCAGGGGTAGGTGGTTCACATTGTGTCTGCTGTTGACAGATGTTGATTTGACCATGTAACATTAAAATGGGGGAATATCTCCTGAACCCGGCTTAAGTTTCAGGATTTTTCAGTAAATCACTCATGTACTTAGTGGCAGACGTAGGAAATTAATGGTGACATATGTGATTTGGCCAGCAAAATTGCATCATGTAGATTTATTACAGTTGCCAACATTTGGTGAAGTTCTTGGAGCAGAGACTTGGTGCTTCCCTGTTCTTCCTGTCTAACAAGCCAAATTCCCAATATAACCACTCTAACATAATATAGAGAGAAACCTGGGCTAAAGAGAAGAGTGTGAACAAGCACTTCCTGTGTCCCAGAGTTAGTGAAAAGAATATTTAACACTTGAGATCAATTTAGGCAACAAAGGTGGTGACAAAACTGGGATTAGAGATGAGTAAATTTCAAATGCCAGTTCTGTAAGTGGATCATTGCCATCCTCCTCATAGCAAGAACTGTTGTTAAATTACATGAAACAAAGGGAAGACATACAGGGAGTGATCTACTCCAGATGCTGTAGTCAGGGTTCTTTTGGCACACAGGgaacaagaaaacaaactggCCTGAAGTAAAGCTTATTTGAAAATGACCtattaaaagacagaaaaatagaaaGCTTTGGTTGAAGGAGGACAATGACACCAAAGCTTGTTGGTTCTGGTGAAACACATAATTTTTAGTTGACACTGTTCCTCATGCATGTTCCTGAACTTTCCTATGCTCCAGTGGAGGACACGTCTGCCAGATTTTGGCTGTAGAAACCAGGAACAGAAGACATGCAGAATGGCTGATGTGCAGTCTGTGCACACAGAGATCTGGGATGTATCATGCATGTTTCCTAGAGAACCACAGTGCATTGGTCAGCCTTAAAGCCTAGGAGGATCACTAACAGAGCTCACTTCAGCCTTGTTCTTAAGTCAGTCAGTCTTTAGACTGCTGAAAATAATAACCTGTTAAGATGTTAAAGCATGACAAATTACATCATTTTTAGAAATTCATACACAGCCAGCACCTTTCCAAGTTTTAAGTCAAGTTTGAGGGAATGGTACAATCAACTTCAGTAAATCAAAACCCATGTGTGTCCTTAATGCATTGATATTCTGTATAACAAATCTCGTTTTCCCTGAACATTTCCTGTTTAAAAACAGTTCCATTGGATACCCAAACCTACCCAGTCTTACGAGATTGGAGAACAAATTGTTCTTCAGTGAAACAAACAGACAGTCTGCTATTTCAGCACTTGAAATAGTCTCCTGTTATCAGGAGAAAAGAGAATAATCTTTTAGTAacatctgttttttaaaaagagaacatAAAAGCATTTGTGGCGATCACATTTGGTCAATAGAAATAGCCTGACATTTAGGATACTTGCACAAAGAATTCCAGTTTGTTCAGGAGTACAAAAGATGGAGCAATTGAAATGTTAAACTGTAGCACCAGTAATATTTACTTTCCTAAAACCAAATCCTAAAGACTGGAAGGAACTTAGAGCAGGATCATTGTGCTTACATTgcatttaaatagaaaacaacGAGACAGTCATACTTGAGTCTGCAATTCAGCAAAGTCTGGGCAAATTTGCCATTCTACTGGAAGAGTACTGGGACAGGAGCTTGTCACAATCTTCTGGATTTCATTCATCCTGTTTCCTCTTGGGCTTTTTGGGGTTCCGAGAGCGGCTCTTGGCTTTGCACAGGGGACAAATGGGCGCGTTCCGGTGGATTTGCTGGTGACACGACAAACACGCCTGAAATGCAATTGCAGCCTCTGGTTACAAACACCAAAGTGGCCTTGGTACACAGGTTATTGAGTTCCAGTACAGACAAAAACAAGGCTCCTTGCCTGCAAAGGTAGACTGCTGCTGCATTCTATACAACCAAGGTTATGTGGATTGTAATTTCAGGCTTACTGAAAATCAGAGCATCTCATCGAATTAAAACTGCATTTCTGCAGACATGTGGCTCACACGTGTATCAGTAACTTTAAATTCTATTTTGTGTTAAAGGTTACAGTGATGTTTTAAAGGTGTTTACCTGCCTAATAGCTCACTGAGTCAGAGAAGTTACAGCGATGGCCAACTGCAGTGTCACAGAATTGAAGGCAGGAGCAGGCGATTGGATGAATTCCACATATTTAACACAAGGTACAGAACTCTGCCCTTTTGCTCCAGACTAAGCCCTGTAATTTACGTCTGACTGAAGCCTATTACTTGTAGAATGGCTTTTCAATTGCCTAACTACAGATAGTAAGTATATTACTTTGGGGTGTACCTACATCAGTTAGCCTTCTTAGTGACTCTGGAACCTGGGTGGGAGGAATACCCCTGTGGAACTACTTAACTCTTCTCACTACATAAGGAGCTGAGTAAAACTGTCACTGAAGTGCCTCTGGTTATGTTACATTAATCTACATGTTATTCATGAAGATCCCAAGTGCAGAAGCAATCGCTTTTCCTGGTAATTTACACCATTGGTACTTTCCCCCATAAAATATGTGCACTGTTTTTAATATGACTCCATATGGCATTAAATAAGAGCCACTACTTTTTCTTTTGCcaagttttttttccctttcttacATGCCTTGCTCCCGTGTGAAACACAAGAGGAATGGGAATTGCCTACATCTCTGCTGAGGGTGACTTTTAAATCCTAAAGGATTCTTATCCTTAACCCTTCATGACTGGTGCTACTACTTTAGTCTACTGCTTGCTCTTGTTTTGAAACCCTGCAAGGAAAATCGCCATCAGGAcatgtaatttttccttttcacaaaCATTAATCACCTTCTAAACATAATGCATTCCAAtgacaaaagagaaaaaccagCACATTCCATCTCCTGACCTTCATTGGAGGTGGCTGCTGTCTGAAAGTTGCTGTCTGTCTGGTATCTTGCTTCCTGGCCACCTGCAGCTgttgggcagctgctgcagctgcagccagagacTCTGGGATGGGAGGCTCCTGTGGTTCTGTCTGCCattctgctttctgcttttcaaaGTAGCTAGACAAAAGGatgacaaacaaaaaaatgtaaCCACCTTCTGCAGTATTTCATTAGCCTGTAAAAGATATTTGGTGTTAAAATACAGTGGATCACATTTCCCTATCATGTTCCTCCACTAGAGTCAAACTGCCAAATTGCCTACACATTGACTAGTTCATAAATAGAATATGTGGAGTTTCTTCTGCATTTCTACACTTCAGCCAGATTCCAGACTGGATGTAAATCTAGTAAGATGAAAAATAGACAACGTGTGTAGAAGAAAAATAGGCAACAGCTTCAGATGCACCTCTGTCAAAcagtttttctattttattctgTTAAAATTAATAACTTTTGTACACAGCATATTAATAAACAGATCAATACATTCTTTGTAGTGTCAAGGTGTTTGGATTGTAAAACAACATTTCTATAGAAATACAAGGGAAATCTTGAAAACTGTGTGCGtatgtaaataaatatatagtatatatattaaTTGTATATAGTAATTGTACTATAGTAATTGTACTAATACTGTATAGTATTGTAAAAGTATATATATTAATTGTGCTGGGCAATAAGAGCAATACTTGCATATTAAAACATCCCTTGCATTTAAAACTGGTCTGTTAAACAAAGGATACTCTTCTTTGAATAGTAGCTAATTCTGCCACTCTGCTCTGCCTAGGTTATATGTAAAAATGAGACTGTGATTTATTACCCAAATCCATTCCACATCTCAGGGAAACTTGTTGACAGTCACAAGTATTTGGCTAAAAGCCACTGCCATGTGCAGGCAACAAAAAGTAAAACTCTGACTAGGAGCAGCACAACCCAACTGAAGAATACCTGGTTTGTATCCCTCTCATGTATTGCCTCCTACTATTGCTTGCTAAAGAAgtaattttcaagaaaaaaaaaatatatagaaaaagCAACATATAGTATGAAACCTAGAAGGCCAACAACCACCCTTAAATGTTTGCATGTGGTATGTAGGGTTTGCAGTTTGGAATAACCTAAATTTAACTTGAAACAAATTCAGACTGAATGTTATCAAACACATGTCCTCCACATCCCTTTTTTGTTAACTTCTGTTTTTCATGCCTACCtcttgggttgtttttttccacCTACCAACAAAATTAAAACGAGAAAATGACCAGTAGAACTGAAAGAAAGCATAAAGCCAGATAATGTTTGCTTTGGAGACTTACTCGAGGGAcagtttctcttcctcctcacaCAGGTCTGGCAGCCTCTGCAGACCCAGAGTCATCCTCAGGGCATCCACGTGCTCCTTGAGGGGCTTGTACTCCTCGTGGAGCCGGCGAGTGGATTCCAAGAGCTTGTTCAGATCGTTCTCAGACTGCTTGATAGTGTTCTCCATCTGAAACAGCAGGTTGGGCACGCTTTTAAAGAACTGTTCCTCTCTGACTGAGCAACAGATTGTGCCAGAAAGAGGAGATTTTTCTCACTCAAGTTGGAAGAGATTTGAGACAATGCAATAGTAAAGCAAAGACTTAAGGTATTGGGAGGATGAAAAATGGGTAAAGGAAAAGCAACAGAGAGTGATATATGAgatgcattttcatttttaaaaagtgcacTCAACCTATAGGACCTTCTGAACAacagaaaaagcagagagaCAGGCTACAAATAAAGTTGGCAAGTGAGGAGCTATGGAAGACTCTCAAGAGACACTAAAAAAGAGCTTAAAGTAACATAAACTAATCTTCTGTGTTTCTAAGATACCTGAACACTGACTGGCAGAAGTTAACAAACAAGCTAAGGAAAGGTTTTTGCTTCCCTTACTGCAGCaagtgggaaaagcagcagagaaaaagaCAATCTGACTGCACAAAGAGAGGAGGATGAAAGAGGGGTTGAGGTTATGCAGCTGGACGGGGAGCAGACATTTGAAATCATAAATAAATGTAGTCTGCAAATCCAGTACATAGCTTGTACTTTTTTCACCTGTTGGAGCTTTTTTCTTCCAGTGCAACATCGATATCTTGAGAGCTAAAACCCCCATGTAAGTGCCCTAACATGacataaaatatgtatttaaaaatatattcccTATTCAGTCCCTCTAATTGGCTAATCTTCCCTGTTTATAAAttgttttgtctcttttttgTATTAATTCCCTTCAGGCTGGTGCTTCTTGATGTTTGGTGATTCCACTCTGGGATGAAGGTCAGCTCTTACTATGAATTTAACAAACACTATGTATTTTCTCAAAATCTCCTTGTCCCACCCAGCTGCCAAAGTTTCTGTTTCTGGATGCTAAATGAGAAAGGACTAACAGGAAGAACTGTTTTCTGTGGGACAGCTGGAGTGGTATCACTGTGGCTACTGGTAAAGTCATAGCCACAACAGCCTTGGTTATCTTATCTATCCTCTCAGTGCAACAGCTTATTATGCCAGCATTATAAAATATCCTGCCctacaaagagaaaaagcagttaTCCTGAGGTATATTTACTTTGTGCTCTCTGTAGGATCCCAGGATGGTGTTGTAAAGTGCACATTATTGAACCAGTGATGCTTCACTCGTGTGCACAATTCCACAAGCTGTGGGATGATTCACATGCAGCTGTGTCTGAGTCAGTgtctgagctgggctggcactcaCCACGTTAATGTCAGCGTGGATCAGTCTCAGCTCCTCCACGTGAGCCAtcttctcctgcagcagcaggtccaTTTCTTGTTTATATTCCTTCAGGTGCCTCTCCTCAGACTCCAGGGCTTCAAATTCTGCTTTCAGtcttgcctttattttttccatctgCAAAGTCTTATTCCTGAATCCCAGTGACAATTAAAAATAGAGAGACATCAGTAAGTCATTGACACATTTTTGTGAGGTGTCAGTTTATATGGGATTAGACAGATGAAAGAATAGCAGCAATAGACAAGAATGAGACTAAATGAGTCTGAGAGAAGGTGAGGTACAAGGAGAATACTGAATTCCAATGCTAGCTCTTTTGCTGAGCTCTTCAGTGGTAAGAGAATCCTTGTACTGAATTATGAAATTAATAGAATGTTGTCAGGTTTTGACAGAGCATGGCAGAAAGCAGGGTCAGTCACTTGGACAATTAATTATGACTACATATTCCAAGTGCCATAGCTAGTAATGTGACCTGGCTTCCTCCCTCTCTCATTTCAGGAGTTTATAAAGCTGCAAGAGATAAAAACAGTACCATAAAAAACTTCTACATACAATATGTATTCAGAAGCAGGTGGTCTGGCAGGGATAATATGAACAAAGGAAATTTAAAACAGAACAATTACAAAATTTCTGTTTCCTCTCTTGTATTTATGACATGTGTCTGCATCTCTCATCAGTAAATTCACTCTTATTCTCTTGTATCTCCTCCCAGTCAGAACACTGAGTCTTTAGGTATTTACCTAATTTTATGAGTGGGTTATTTCTGGGGAAGTATTTAAATAAGCATGCATATAAATAAGCATGTGCATATATGCTTGGATTGTGGGCATCCAGTGGGTTTACTGAAAGAAGTATTCCCGTGACTACAAAtgatatttatttatctataGATACAGATATGGATATAGAGATCAGAGTCCAGATTCAAAATCAGATTCCCACATCCCTTCAAAACCCAGCTAAGCTGTATCATAATACATAATAGAGATCAAATATAAAAATGGGCAAGTTCTTTGATTTTGTTCATGAAGACTTCTTTCCCCTCTATCCATAGAATTCATGAAATGCAGATTAAAATAAAGTCTGCTAAACCTACCAAAGGTGAATCTGTAAACATAAGGAGATCTCATGTTTATCTTGAAGGAAATTCTTCACAGAATTCAAGCTTCGAATGAGTAAACAGGTTTATTTCATCAGATTTTGTTAAAGGTGACTCAAAATAGACATCAATGTTGCAAGTAGGACTGGCTTTTTgacactgattttttaaaatttaaaatacactCAAGTAACTTGTTTGATACTTCATTGTACACTAAAGCTAAACATCACCTTTGCTCTACCTTATACCACAAAATAATAGCAAAAATCCATCAAGTGCAGTTAATTCACCACCTTTGAATATGTGATCAGAAAACTGAATGCACTGTAAATTTCCAAATACAGGATACTACTCTCACTGAAAAATTAAGTGTTACAGTAATTGGACCACACACTGTAGTAAGCCATAGTTAGATCTGTTTTCTAAAACAGAGCCTGTATACCAGTTGAGTACAAAATCATCGTTCTTACACTGTCACATCTCCTTCTACAAATAGTTGGGGGTATTAGACAGACAAATACTTTTGCTTGATCTTTGTTCACCTCTGTAGTATTGTGTGAAGAAGGCTGAGGCCCATACTCTGCTGCCAAATTCACTTGTTCCATGGATAAAGTGTGCTCCTTCGAGATGCTGTAACCAGCCACGAGTGCCTGTGATCACCTGGCAGCTGGGATTCCTCTCTGCCagccctctctcctctctccctgccagccctctcTGGCTGTCACGTCCCAAACACTTCTCATGGCTCTGGGGTTTCACAGTCAGCATGCCTTCCACCTCCCAGCTGCATTCAAAACCATTCTCTCTAAGGTTTTTGGCTCCAACTAAACAGAGAGCTCAGGCCTAATGCTGGAAATCGGTGCCCTAAAGCAAGGAGTGGAAACGCCCTGCCTAAAGTTATGAAAAAGGTTTCTGATGAAGGAACCTGTAAATAAACCTGTTTACTCATTCGAAGGAACGTGCTGTACCCTGCCCGGCTTTCAATGAACCCCTCTCCCACAgcatcctgcagctcagcctaCAAAGGATGCTGTAACAAATTCCCGGTGTTCTGCACGGCATGAGCCGCAGCCCTCGGGCCTTGtggcaggagggcacggatgAAAAAGCCCCGGTGTGTCCggtgtgtccccatccccggtGTGCCCGGCGTGTCCCCATCCCCggtgtgtgtccccatccccggtgtgtgtccccatccccagtgtGTCTCCCCATCCCCGGTGTGCCCggtgtgtccccatccccggtgtgtgtccccatcgccggtgtgtgtccccatccccggtgtgtgtccccatccccggtgtgtccccatccccggtGTGCCCAGTGTTTCCCCATCCCCggtgtgtgtccccatccccggtgtgtccccatccccgggCGGCGGCCGCAGGACCAGGCAGGGACATCTCCGCTCCCTCGGTCGCTCCCTCGGTCGCTCCCCGCCTTTGGCCGAAGGGGACGGAGGGCAGG includes:
- the ZC4H2 gene encoding zinc finger C4H2 domain-containing protein isoform X1; the protein is MADEQEIMCKLESIKEIRNKTLQMEKIKARLKAEFEALESEERHLKEYKQEMDLLLQEKMAHVEELRLIHADINVMENTIKQSENDLNKLLESTRRLHEEYKPLKEHVDALRMTLGLQRLPDLCEEEEKLSLDYFEKQKAEWQTEPQEPPIPESLAAAAAAAQQLQVARKQDTRQTATFRQQPPPMKACLSCHQQIHRNAPICPLCKAKSRSRNPKKPKRKQDE
- the ZC4H2 gene encoding zinc finger C4H2 domain-containing protein isoform X3, with product MADEQEIMCKLESIKEIRNKTLQMEKIKARLKAEFEALESEERHLKEYKQEMDLLLQEKMAHVEELRLIHADINVMENTIKQSENDLNKLLESTRRLHEEYKPLKEHVDALRMTLGLQRLPDLCEEEEKLSLERVCRVTSKSTGTRPFVPCAKPRAALGTPKSPRGNRMNEIQKIVTSSCPSTLPVEWQICPDFAELQTQV
- the ZC4H2 gene encoding zinc finger C4H2 domain-containing protein isoform X2 → MDTVRGSLRDLAAKRNKTLQMEKIKARLKAEFEALESEERHLKEYKQEMDLLLQEKMAHVEELRLIHADINVMENTIKQSENDLNKLLESTRRLHEEYKPLKEHVDALRMTLGLQRLPDLCEEEEKLSLDYFEKQKAEWQTEPQEPPIPESLAAAAAAAQQLQVARKQDTRQTATFRQQPPPMKACLSCHQQIHRNAPICPLCKAKSRSRNPKKPKRKQDE